The following nucleotide sequence is from Mycobacterium sp. 3519A.
GGCGGCGTCGACCTGCAGATCCTCGGCATCGGCACCGACGGCCATATCGCGTTCAACGAGCCAGGGTCCTCGCTGGCTTCGCGCACCCGCATCAAGACGCTGACCCGGCAGACCCGAATCGACAACGCTCGCTTCTTCGGTGGCGACGTCGAGGCCGTGCCGACGCACTGTCTGACGCAGGGCCTGGCGACCATCATGGAGGCCAGGCACGTGATCCTGGTGGCGACCGGCGGCGGCAAGGCCGAAGCCGTCCACCATCTGGTCGAGGGGCCGGTGAGCGCGATGTGGCCAGCGACCATCCTGCAGCATCATCCGCACGTCACAGCGCTGCTGGATGACGCTGCGGCGCATCGGCTTCAGCTTGCCGGCTACTACCGCGAAACCTACCGCGCCAAGCCGGATTGGCAGGGCATCTGAGTGCTATTGGCTGCCGAGACCATCCTGACGGGGCGAGAGATGTTGCGGCCCGGGTGGATTGAGGTGTCGAACGGGACCGTGGCCGCGCTCGGCACAGGCGCCGCGCCGCGCGACGCCGATCGTGACCTCGGCGCGGTCACCGTGGTGCCCGGCTTCGTGGACACCCACGTCCACGGTGGCGACGGCGCGAACTTCTCGACCGCCTCGCCTGCGGACACGGCGACCGCCGCGACGCTGCATCGAAAGCACGGGACCACGTCGCTGGTCGCCTCGTTGGTCACCGCGGGTCCGGACGAATTACTGCGCCAGGTAACGGGTTTGGCCGAGGACGTGCACGCAGGCGTCATCGCGGGCATCCACTTGGAAGGACCGTGGCTGTCCGCCAAGCGGTGCGGCGCGCATCAGCCGTCGCTGATGCGCGACCCTGACCCCGCCGAGATCGACCGGGTGCTCGATGCCGGCCAAGGCGCGATCCGGATGATCACCGTGGCACCGGAGCGCGACGGTGCCCTCGCCGCGATCGAGCGGATCGTCGACCGCGGCGTGGTGGCCGCTGTCGGCCACACCGAGGCGACCTACCAGCAGACGCGCGCGGCGCTGACGGCGGGCGCGACGGTGGGGACCCACTTGTTCAACGCCATGCGGCCGATCAACACCCGCGAACCGGGTCCGGTCATCGCGCTGCTGGAAGACGCCAGGGTGACAGTCGAAGTGATCACCGACGGCGTGCACGTCGACCCTGCGCTGTACCGGCACGTCGCGCACAGCGTGGGACCCGATCGGGTGTCGCTGATAACCGATGCGATGGCGGCGACCGGGAAGCCCGACGGGGCCTACCACCTCGGGCCGGTGCGAGTGGACGTCGTCGACGGCGTCGCCAGGGTGGCGGGTACCGACACCATCGCGGGCAGCACCGCGACCATGGACCGGGTGTTCCGATTCGCCGTGGCGCACAGCGGATTACCACGCGACGAGGCGCTGATGCTGGCGGTGCGCCAAGCGACGGTCAACCCGGCGCGCGCGTTGGGCCTGCCGGATGCCGGAATCGTCGCGGGCGGTGCCGCCGACTTGGTGGTCCTGGACTCGAATCTGGCCGTCGCCTGCGTGATGTATCGCGGTGTGTGGGAGGAGCTTCGCAGCTGAAACGCAGGCGTTCTCCTGGTTGCGCGAGCACCGTGGACGGTATGGCAAAACGGTTTCCGGCCGCGACGACAGCGGTGGTCGGCTGCGCGCTGGCGCTCGCGCCGGCCGCCGCAGAACCCGTCGACACCGGGGGATCGGCCGAGTCGGTGGTCGGTGATTTGAAGTCGCAGGGCTACAACGTCGTCATCAACTGGTTGAGCGGCTACGACACCGTGCCGTTGTGGGCGTGCACGGTGCAGGACGTCAACAACCCCGACACAGCTCCGCCCACACCCGGTACGTTCTCGACGGTGTACGTCGACGTCACGTGCCCGAATCATCAAGACGAATGAGCGGCGAACGCGGGAGCGACGAACCGTTGCAGCATGGTGTGTTCCGCAACGGGATCGGAATCGGGCAGCAACAGTAACGACAACACCAACCGCAGGATCCATCTCGCGGCCTGCGGGTCGTCGTCGGCGATGCCGGTGAGTTCCGTCGCGAACGCGGTCACCGCGTCTGAGGCGGCCAACCAGTTCCATCCGCCGCTGCGTGCGGAATCGACGAACAGTTGGCCCGCGGGGTCGCCGCGGATCTCGGCGACAGCCACCTCGATGGCGGTCAGCACCCGATCAGACCCGGTGCGCCCCTCCACGCTGGCGCGAACGGTCTGCACGATCCGGGTCGCGGCACGGGCCAACACCGCTTCCCTGATGTCCTTCTTGCCGCCGACGTAGCGGTAGATCGTGGCGCGCGAGCAGTGGGTCCGCGCGGCCAATGCGTCGACGCTCAGCGCATCCATCCCCTCCCGGTAGATGAACTCCGTGGCCGCGGCGTAAATCCGCTCCGCGGCGGCGGACCTGCGCCCCTCATCGAACAGCCAGTCATCGCGGGACATGGACGCAAAGCTATCTCAGTGGTGAGACAAAATCGTGGAAATTCTCAACCGTTCTCGCTGGTCGCGGGGAGGTCGTGAGACACGCGCTACCACCTCGCTGCCGGGGCGCGTTTCGACTGTCGCCCGACCCGTTGACCACCTCCGTTTGCGCTGGCCAACCTGTACACATGACGGTGCTGCAGGATCCGCTCGCGTTCTTCGGTGCTGAGGCGCTGCAAGATCCGTATCCGCTCTACGACCGGTTACGCGCCGAGGGACCGGTGCATCAGGTCGGTGACTCCGGCTTTTATCTGGTGTGCGACTGGGCGGCGATCAACGACGCTGTCAACCGGGCCGACGACTTCTCGTCGAACCTGACCGCGGCCATGACGTTGTCCTCCGACGGCACCGTCGTCCCGTTCGAACTGGACCGCCTCGGCGGGCCCACCCAGATCCTCGCGACGGCCGACGACCCCTCGCACGCCCTGCACCGCAAGATGCTCGTACCGCAACTAGCCGCCAAGAAGATCCGTTCGATGGAGGCGTTCATCGGACAGACCTTCGACCGCTTGTGGAGCGACGGCGTGCGCGACGGACGAATCGAATGGATGAGCGCACTGGCGAACAAGCTGCCGATGATGGTCGTCGCGCGCTTGATCGGTGTGCCTGCCGAGGACGTCGACAAGTTGATCCGCTGGGCGTGCGCGAGCACCCAACTGCTCGACGGCTTGGTCGATCAGGAGCAGCTGACAGCCAGCGGTGTCGCGGCGATGGAACTGGGCACCTACATCCAGGGTCACTTCGCCGACGCGGCGGCCGACCCGCCGGACAACCTGCTGGGTGGCCTCGCGAGTGCTTGCACGGCAGGCGAATTCGATCAACTCACCGCCCAGCTGATGATGATCATCTTGTTCAGTGCCGGCGGAGAATCGACTGGCTCTCTGCTCGGCAACGCGATGGAGATCCTGGCCACGCAACCGGAGATCCAACGCCAGGTTCGGCAGGATCCGAGCCTGTTGGGACCGTTCATCGAGGAGGCGCTGCGGTACGAGCCACCGTTCCGCGGTCACTACCGCCACGTCGTCAGGGCGACGTCGCTGGCGGGCACCGACCTGCCCGCCGGTTCCCGGTTGCTGTTGCTGTGGGGTGCGGCGAACCGCGACCCTGCCAAGTTCGACTCACCGAACGAGTTCCGGCTGAACCGGCCAGGTGGCAAGGGCCACATGACCTTTGGGAAAGGTCTGCACTTCTGCGTCGGCGCCGCGCTGGCGCGGCTGGAGGCGCAGATCGTCCTGCGTGGGGTACTCGACCGCACCTCCTGGATCGACGCGATCGACGCGGGGCCGTGGCTGCCGAGCGTGCTGGTCCGGCGCCGCGAACAACTAGGGCTGCGGGTACGGCGCAAATCGCCTGTCGAAACCTGACTTTCGCTGCGCAAGTTGGTCCTGCCGGACCACCGCGTCGGCAGGGACCGTGCCCACGGGCAGCACACCGGGCAACTGGTCGAGCGACACCACCTGCGAACTGACGGTCGGCAGATTCGTCGGGTTCTCGGGCAGGTCCTGGAACCGGATCGAGATGGTGCCCTGATGCAGGCCGCCTGTGGACACCCAGTTCCAGATCTGCGGATCCTGCGGTGACACCACGATGGTGTACGTCCCGTCGTCGTTCTTCTTGGCCTGCGCGATGTTCAGGCTGGTCTGCTGCTCCCAGTAGTTGTCGGTGATCGTCCAGTCGTTGGTGACCGGAACCACGAAGTAGCCGGCGTCGCCGGGATTGATGGTCAGCACGAGCGCCTGGTTGTCGTCGAGTTGGAAGTAGCCGGCGCTCTGCATCTGTGTCGAAAGGAATTGTGCGTTCCGCGTCGGGTTGGTGAACACGTTGGGCTGCCTGCGTTCACCGGTCGTCGGGTCGATGGTGGCGACCTTGATGTAGGTGGATTCCATCTGCAGACCCAACGCCATGATCACCGCGGTGACCGTGCCCCGCAGCAGTGGCGGCATCACCGGCAGCGGCGGCACCAGCGAGACGAGCGTCGTCAACAGGGGACTCTTCGTCACCGTCGGTCCGATGAATGGGATGGCGAACCCGCCCAGTTGGGCGAACAAGCTGTTCGGGGGACCGCCGGTCCGTTCGATCGCCAGGCTCATCGGATCCTGGGTGTTCCAGTCCGACAACGTGTTTCGCACTGCGATCAGCGTGGTGTCGTCGGTGATCTGGATATGGTTGGGCCCCGGTCCGGTGGGGGCGCCGCTCACGGTGATGGTGAAGGAGCCGTCGGGGTCGCGCACCAGATCCTTGCCGTTGAGGATCGACGCGGTGTTACCGGACAGCCCGGTCAGCACGCTGAAGGTGGTTTCGGCCGGATCCTCGCCGGTGAAGCGGCCGGTGATCACATATGTCGAGGTCTTGTTGACCGCCATGAAGCGGTAGATGGTGTCGGGGTTGTCGTAGAGGATGCGGGACCCGTCGACGTCGCGGCCGTACCAGGTGTGCGGCGGAGCGACCTGCGTGACGGCCGTCGGGGTCATCGGATTGAGCAGTTGCTGTTGGAATGCCGCACCCATGGCGTATTCGTCGACCGCTTGGTGAAGCGCAGCGAGGTTCGCTTGGTCGGGTCCGCCGACCAGCTTGAATTGTTGTTGAGCAGTTGAGCGCCAGCCGAATTGCAGCACGAGCTTCATCAACTGCACGGGCAGCGTGTTGACAGTTTCGGCGGCGCGCCGTTCGGCGGCACGTTGTTCGGGGGTGCCGAGCGGGCTGACTGCCAGTGTCTGTGTCGCGGACTCGTCGACGGCGGCCTTCGTGACCGGCTTGGTGACTTCGCGGCTTGCGGTGCCGACGGTGGATGCCGCAGCCAAGGTCTGTGCCGGCGCGTCGGGTTTGGGCGCGGGCTCGTCGGCGGTGGCCTTCGCCGACACCGCATGTGACTCCGTCTTGGGTGTCTTCTTTTTCTTCTTGGGCGGGCGCGTCGGTTTGTCGGCGCTCGAGATCGACGTTTCCGTCTTGGCTGACGGTTTCTGATCGCCCCCGTCGTTGTGCGTTGTTGACGCAGTGGTCGACGTCCCGCCGTCCGAAGTGCCCGATTGGCCTTCGTCGGCGGACGCGATTGCGGCGCTGTTGGCGATCGCCGCCCCGATGCCCAGTGCGACCGCCAGGCCGCCGACCCTGCCGATGAACCGACCATAGGTGAATGGCTTCGTTGCCACGGAGCGAGTCCTTTCGCAGGGCGTCCGCTGACCGCAAACGCCTTGCTCGGTACCGTAGTCACATGACTACAGCCGGGGCAAGGGTTGGCGCAACACCCGCGAATACGCCGCTGGGCAGGACAGAAGTCGTCGCAGCAGTGCTGGAGTCCGCCGCGGACCTGTTCGCCGAACGCGGGCCTGCGGCAACGTCGGTGCGCGACATCGCGGCGCGGTCGCGAGTGAACCACGGCCTGATCCACCGGCACTTCGGAAGTAAGGACCGACTCGTCGCGGCGGTCCTCGATCACCTCGGCGAGCATCTCGCCAGGCTGTTGGCCGCAGAAGCGGACGGCGCGGCGGTCGGTGCGGCGGTCGACCGGCAGCTGCGAGTGATCGCCAGGACGTCGCTCGACGGCTATGCGATCGGCGAACTCCAGAACCGGTTTCCGACGATGGAGATCCTGCTCGACAGTGTCCGCGGGCGGCACGCGAGCGAGCTCGACGCCCGGTTGGCCGCGGCGCACACCGTGGCGCTGCAGCTTGGTTGGGTGCTGTTCGGCGACTTCCTGCGCGCGTCGACGGGACTGGAGGACGTCGACGATCGCGTCTTCGCCCGTTCGGTTGGCGATGTCGTCGGGCGGATTCTCGACACTGGGCCGTCAGCATCGTCGTAGGACTTGTTTCGCTATTCGGACTCTTTATCGCTCGCGGCCCAGCTCGTCAAACTAACGCACCCGAAATCGGATTTTGCCGCAAGCGATTTTGACGCTATTGCTAAGTCATTTCACATGCAAAAAATACATATTGGTTTCGCCGAAGGGATTTGCAGGGTCGGTCAATCGGCCTAACGTTGATCAGATGAATGTCCACGTCGTTGAGGCGCGGCGCTGTCCCTTCTGCAAGCACATCGTGAACACCTATCGCGATCCCCGAGATCCCGAGAACACACCCCACGACGGTGACATCTCGGTATGCGGGAACTGCAGCGGACTGTCTGTTTTTGAGGGGAGTGAACTGCGCCTGCCCACACCCGAGGAACTGGCCCGGTCCATGCGCGACAAGAATCTCCTCCGCACCATCAAGGAGCTTCGAGCCGAGCAGTACGGGTGGAGTGTCTTCTGATTCGTCGGTAGTACTCAGGCCAACGGGCCGGTGACCGCCTCGGCGGCCGCTACCAACGCGCCCGAATTCGCCAGGGTGAGGACTGCGTCGATCTCCGGCGCCAGGTATCGGTCGGTGCCGGGGCCGGGCACGCATGTCCTGACCGCGGCGATGACGGCCGCGGTGGCGGGCGACGCCGCCAGTCCAGCGCGCAATTCGATGCCGCGCGCCGCGGTGTACACCTCGATGGCCAGCACCCGGCGTAACCCGTCGACGGCCCTGCGCAGTTTGCGCGCGGCCGACCACCCCATCGAGACGTGGTCCTCCTGCATCGCCGACGACGGAATCGAGTCGACACTGGCCGGATTGGCCAACCGCTTGAGTTCCGAGACGATGGCGGCCTGGGTGTACTGCGCGATCATGTGGCCGCTGTCCACGCCGGGGTCGTCGGCCAGGAACGGGTTGAGGCCGTGGCTGCGGGCGACGTCGAGGAACCGGTCGGTGCGTCGCTCACTGATGCTGGCCACGTCGGCCACCGCGATCGCGAGGAAGTCGAGCACGTAGGCGACGGGCGCGCCGTGGAAGTTGCCGTTGGACTCGACGCGTCCGTCCAGGGTGACGACGGGATTGTCCACGGCGCTGGCCAATTCGCGGCCCGCAACGGTGCGGGCGTGCTCGACGGTGTCGCGTGCCGCGCCCGCCACCTGGGGCGCACACCGCAGCGAGTAGGCGTCCTGGACCAGCGAGCAGTCCGGCCCGCTGTGGCTGGCCACGATCGGCGAGTCCGCGAGTACGCGACGCATGTTCGCGGCGGCCGCCGCCTGTCCCGGGTGCGGGCGCATGGCGTGCAGATCCTCAGCGAAGACCCTGACGGTGCCGAGCAGTCCTTCGACGCTCATGGCCGCCGCGATGTCGGCGAGTTTCAGCAGCCCGTCCAGATCGCGCAGCGCGAGCACCAACATGCCGAGCATGCCGTCGGTGCCGTTGATCAGGGCCAGCCCCTCCTTCTCGGCGAGCACGACGGGTTCGATGCCGTGTCGCGCCAGCGCGTCGGCGGCAGGCAGGAGTTCACCGTCGGCGGTGCGCACCGAACCTTCGCCGATGGCGGCGAGTGCCACATGCGCCAGCGGCGCCAGGTCGCCGGAGCAGCCGAGGCTGCCGTACTCGTACACCACGGGGGTGAGCCCGGCGGACAGCATCGCGGCGTAGGTCTGCGCGACCTCGGGCCGCACACCTGTGCGGCCGGTCGCCAGCGTCGACAGCCGCAGCAGCATCATGGCCCTGACGACCTCACGCTCGACCTCGGGACCCGAGCCGGCGGCATGTGAGCGAATCAGGCTGCGCTGCAACTGTGTCCGCAGTTCGTGCGGGATGTGTCTGCTGGCCAGCGCCCCGAAGCCGGTGGACACCCCGTACACCGGCTTGGGGTCGTGGGCCAACTCCTCGATGCGGGCGCGACTCTTGGCGATCGCGTCCAGCGCCTCGTCGGCAAGCGTCACCGCGGCACCGTCGCGGGCGACGGAAACGAGTTCGTCGAAGCTGACGGGGCCGACACCGACGACGACGGTTTGAGTACTCACGATCGTGACTCCACATTCTCGAAGAGGCGCAGGCCCGCCCGCACCACATCGCGGACGAGCGGCACACCGGGGCGGTAGGCCAGATGGATATAGGACGGGGCGTCCAGCAGGACGAAGTCGGCGCGCCGCCCTACGGTGAGCGCCCCGACGTCGTCGCGGCGCAGCGCGGCCGCGCCGCCCGCGGTGGCGGCCCACAACGCTTGCGCCGGAGTGAATTTCATGTCCCTGACGGCGACGGCGATGCAGAACGGCATGCTGGTGGTGTACGAGCTGCCGGGATTGCAGTCGGTGGCCAGTGCCACCGTCGCACCCGCGTCGATCAATCGACGGCCGTCGGGATACTGTGCGCGCGTGGAGAATTCGGCGCCGGGCAACAGGGTGGCGACGGTTGTGTCAGCCGCCGCCGCGAGGGCGTCGACGTCGTCGTCGGTGGCATACGTGCAGTGGTCCACCGACGCCGCGCCCAGTTCGACCGCCAGTCGGATGCCCGCGCTGGGGCCGAGTTGACCGGCGTGCAGTCGGGCCTCGAGACCGGCGGCGATTCCCGCGGTGAGGATGTGCCTGGTCTCGTCGACGTCGAATGCCCCGCGGTCACAGAACACATCCACCCAGCGGGCATGCGGGGCACATGCCCGCAACATGGGTCCGGTGATCAGGTCGACGTACGCCGCGCGGTCGTCACGGAACTCGGCCGGAACGACGTGTGCACCAAGGAAAGTGGTCTCGTCGGTGACGGCCTGCGCGATGCGCAGCGAGCGGGCCTCGTCATCGACGGTCAGGCCGTAGCCGCTCTTGCATTCGAACGTCGTGACACCGCTCCGCAACAGTTCACCGGCGAGACGCTCGACACCTTTGAGCAGGTCGGCGTCGGTTGCCGCCCGGGTAGCGGCCACCGTGGAGCCGATCCCGCCCGCGCCGTAGGGTTCGCCGCTCATCCGCGCCGCGAACTCGGCAGAGCGGTCGCCCGCGAACACCAGGTGGGAATGGCTGTCCACAAAGCCGGGAATCACGCTGGAGTCGCGGCAACTGAACCGCTCCTCGGCGTCGGGGGCCTGCGCGCGCGGGCCGACCCACGCGATCTGCTCGCCGTCGACCACGATGGCGGCGTCGGAGATGATGCCGAGCGGATCACCGTCGGCGTTCGCCGGGTCGTTGGTGACGAGTTCACCGATGTCGGTGTAGAGGACGGTCATCGGACCTCCATCAGATCGGCGATGACAGAACCCAGTTCGGCCTCGACATCGGGCACGTTGGCATGCTTGCGGTCGACGACGACGGCGCGACCGTCGACCACCACGTCGGTGACATCGGGTGCGGCCGCGGCGAACACGATGTTCTCCACGGTGGCGTCGCCGCCCGCGGTGCGGACCGAATCCGTCTGCACGGCAACGAAGTCGGCACGTGCACCGACCGCGAGTTCACCCGCGTCGGCCCAGCCGAGAGCGCGGTGGCCGTCGTAGGTGGCGGCCCGCAACAGCCGGTCGGCGGAGATGACGCCGCGCTGCCGGGAGGCGAGGCGTTCGTTCAGTTCCACCGCGCGGGCCTCCTCGAACAGGTCGATCACCGCGTGGCTGTCGGAGCCGAGACTGAACAAGCCGCCGCCTGCGAGCAGTGCGGGCGCCGGGCCGATGCCGTCGCCGAGGTCACGCTCGGTGGTGGGGCAGAAGCACACGCCCGTCGAGGTGCGGTCGATGTCGGCGATGTCGTCGGCGGACAGATGGGTGGCGTGCACGGCGGTTGTTCGCGGCCCCAACGCGCCGGCGTCCCGCAGCACCGCCGTCGGCGTGCGGCCATGTGTCGCCAGGCATTGCTCGACCTCGCGCATCTGCTCCGAGGAGTGCACATGCAGCGGAACAGCGTGCGTGGCAGCCCATTCCACGACGGCGGGCATGTGCTCGACGGGAACGCCGCGCACGGAATGCATGGCCGCGCCGATCACGACGGACGGACTGTGTGTCTGCCGACGCAACGCCTCGACCCGCTCCGCCCACCCGTCGCCGCTGCCGTCGCCGAACCGCT
It contains:
- the hutI gene encoding imidazolonepropionase — encoded protein: MTVLYTDIGELVTNDPANADGDPLGIISDAAIVVDGEQIAWVGPRAQAPDAEERFSCRDSSVIPGFVDSHSHLVFAGDRSAEFAARMSGEPYGAGGIGSTVAATRAATDADLLKGVERLAGELLRSGVTTFECKSGYGLTVDDEARSLRIAQAVTDETTFLGAHVVPAEFRDDRAAYVDLITGPMLRACAPHARWVDVFCDRGAFDVDETRHILTAGIAAGLEARLHAGQLGPSAGIRLAVELGAASVDHCTYATDDDVDALAAAADTTVATLLPGAEFSTRAQYPDGRRLIDAGATVALATDCNPGSSYTTSMPFCIAVAVRDMKFTPAQALWAATAGGAAALRRDDVGALTVGRRADFVLLDAPSYIHLAYRPGVPLVRDVVRAGLRLFENVESRS
- the nagB gene encoding glucosamine-6-phosphate deaminase is translated as MEVVILPDAGQIGAVAADAIGELLARKPDAVLGLATGSSPLMIYDELAARCDAGSISFAKARGFTLDEYVGLPADHPERYRNVIDRVFVSRVDFAPGAVLGPDGLADDIPAACAEYENAIHQAGGVDLQILGIGTDGHIAFNEPGSSLASRTRIKTLTRQTRIDNARFFGGDVEAVPTHCLTQGLATIMEARHVILVATGGGKAEAVHHLVEGPVSAMWPATILQHHPHVTALLDDAAAHRLQLAGYYRETYRAKPDWQGI
- a CDS encoding cytochrome P450, with translation MTVLQDPLAFFGAEALQDPYPLYDRLRAEGPVHQVGDSGFYLVCDWAAINDAVNRADDFSSNLTAAMTLSSDGTVVPFELDRLGGPTQILATADDPSHALHRKMLVPQLAAKKIRSMEAFIGQTFDRLWSDGVRDGRIEWMSALANKLPMMVVARLIGVPAEDVDKLIRWACASTQLLDGLVDQEQLTASGVAAMELGTYIQGHFADAAADPPDNLLGGLASACTAGEFDQLTAQLMMIILFSAGGESTGSLLGNAMEILATQPEIQRQVRQDPSLLGPFIEEALRYEPPFRGHYRHVVRATSLAGTDLPAGSRLLLLWGAANRDPAKFDSPNEFRLNRPGGKGHMTFGKGLHFCVGAALARLEAQIVLRGVLDRTSWIDAIDAGPWLPSVLVRRREQLGLRVRRKSPVET
- the hutH gene encoding histidine ammonia-lyase codes for the protein MSTQTVVVGVGPVSFDELVSVARDGAAVTLADEALDAIAKSRARIEELAHDPKPVYGVSTGFGALASRHIPHELRTQLQRSLIRSHAAGSGPEVEREVVRAMMLLRLSTLATGRTGVRPEVAQTYAAMLSAGLTPVVYEYGSLGCSGDLAPLAHVALAAIGEGSVRTADGELLPAADALARHGIEPVVLAEKEGLALINGTDGMLGMLVLALRDLDGLLKLADIAAAMSVEGLLGTVRVFAEDLHAMRPHPGQAAAAANMRRVLADSPIVASHSGPDCSLVQDAYSLRCAPQVAGAARDTVEHARTVAGRELASAVDNPVVTLDGRVESNGNFHGAPVAYVLDFLAIAVADVASISERRTDRFLDVARSHGLNPFLADDPGVDSGHMIAQYTQAAIVSELKRLANPASVDSIPSSAMQEDHVSMGWSAARKLRRAVDGLRRVLAIEVYTAARGIELRAGLAASPATAAVIAAVRTCVPGPGTDRYLAPEIDAVLTLANSGALVAAAEAVTGPLA
- a CDS encoding formimidoylglutamate deiminase, whose protein sequence is MTDTWWCEYAWLGGDSVAAGVLFTVADGRITAIETDTVAQPGSHRLRGLIISGLANAHSHAFHRALRGRTQRDRGSFWTWRDLMYRAAERLNPDRYRRLTRAVYAEMALAGITCVGEFHYVHHDTGGARYAEPNAMGHAVIDGAADAGIRLTLLDTCYLSSAPDGAPLAGPQQRFGDGSGDGWAERVEALRRQTHSPSVVIGAAMHSVRGVPVEHMPAVVEWAATHAVPLHVHSSEQMREVEQCLATHGRTPTAVLRDAGALGPRTTAVHATHLSADDIADIDRTSTGVCFCPTTERDLGDGIGPAPALLAGGGLFSLGSDSHAVIDLFEEARAVELNERLASRQRGVISADRLLRAATYDGHRALGWADAGELAVGARADFVAVQTDSVRTAGGDATVENIVFAAAAPDVTDVVVDGRAVVVDRKHANVPDVEAELGSVIADLMEVR
- a CDS encoding TetR/AcrR family transcriptional regulator, coding for MTTAGARVGATPANTPLGRTEVVAAVLESAADLFAERGPAATSVRDIAARSRVNHGLIHRHFGSKDRLVAAVLDHLGEHLARLLAAEADGAAVGAAVDRQLRVIARTSLDGYAIGELQNRFPTMEILLDSVRGRHASELDARLAAAHTVALQLGWVLFGDFLRASTGLEDVDDRVFARSVGDVVGRILDTGPSASS
- a CDS encoding DUF1214 domain-containing protein, coding for MATKPFTYGRFIGRVGGLAVALGIGAAIANSAAIASADEGQSGTSDGGTSTTASTTHNDGGDQKPSAKTETSISSADKPTRPPKKKKKTPKTESHAVSAKATADEPAPKPDAPAQTLAAASTVGTASREVTKPVTKAAVDESATQTLAVSPLGTPEQRAAERRAAETVNTLPVQLMKLVLQFGWRSTAQQQFKLVGGPDQANLAALHQAVDEYAMGAAFQQQLLNPMTPTAVTQVAPPHTWYGRDVDGSRILYDNPDTIYRFMAVNKTSTYVITGRFTGEDPAETTFSVLTGLSGNTASILNGKDLVRDPDGSFTITVSGAPTGPGPNHIQITDDTTLIAVRNTLSDWNTQDPMSLAIERTGGPPNSLFAQLGGFAIPFIGPTVTKSPLLTTLVSLVPPLPVMPPLLRGTVTAVIMALGLQMESTYIKVATIDPTTGERRQPNVFTNPTRNAQFLSTQMQSAGYFQLDDNQALVLTINPGDAGYFVVPVTNDWTITDNYWEQQTSLNIAQAKKNDDGTYTIVVSPQDPQIWNWVSTGGLHQGTISIRFQDLPENPTNLPTVSSQVVSLDQLPGVLPVGTVPADAVVRQDQLAQRKSGFDRRFAPYPQP
- the nagA gene encoding N-acetylglucosamine-6-phosphate deacetylase, translated to MLLAAETILTGREMLRPGWIEVSNGTVAALGTGAAPRDADRDLGAVTVVPGFVDTHVHGGDGANFSTASPADTATAATLHRKHGTTSLVASLVTAGPDELLRQVTGLAEDVHAGVIAGIHLEGPWLSAKRCGAHQPSLMRDPDPAEIDRVLDAGQGAIRMITVAPERDGALAAIERIVDRGVVAAVGHTEATYQQTRAALTAGATVGTHLFNAMRPINTREPGPVIALLEDARVTVEVITDGVHVDPALYRHVAHSVGPDRVSLITDAMAATGKPDGAYHLGPVRVDVVDGVARVAGTDTIAGSTATMDRVFRFAVAHSGLPRDEALMLAVRQATVNPARALGLPDAGIVAGGAADLVVLDSNLAVACVMYRGVWEELRS
- a CDS encoding TetR/AcrR family transcriptional regulator, producing MSRDDWLFDEGRRSAAAERIYAAATEFIYREGMDALSVDALAARTHCSRATIYRYVGGKKDIREAVLARAATRIVQTVRASVEGRTGSDRVLTAIEVAVAEIRGDPAGQLFVDSARSGGWNWLAASDAVTAFATELTGIADDDPQAARWILRLVLSLLLLPDSDPVAEHTMLQRFVAPAFAAHSS